A single genomic interval of Anopheles marshallii chromosome 2, idAnoMarsDA_429_01, whole genome shotgun sequence harbors:
- the LOC128706842 gene encoding transmembrane and coiled-coil domain protein 3 yields the protein MTTATMEMLTTATTTTPATGNSSSIASTTVASGGSGSGVAFSSGVQSSLEEMMRGTMSVDYSNLSGVIPLLEEVDGNVTTVSQHSNDSVERTLLPGSSSQPQHGPGHQKGHSRGSSAPQAYDRITTKIACTRELIRKEQEARDSNVNEYLKLAANADKQQLQRIKAVFEKKNQKSANNISQLQKKLESYNKRYKDMQQTQQKQAQQQQSQQQQQHAAATASLLLQQQQQQQAVLLTGGSQTLPPNLQQLAVTTNQQQQQSFLQPREMLRDVGQGLRNVGGNIRHGVTGLSATVISKPRKFAHLIRNKFGSADNINQLTSTWYTGCAADSELSGIDVASGAEGQQTTPNASGPNGGGGPSNQHNTSISDSEGRRTQGQGGQQHHHHHQQLHGVSSGHRHHGPVPGGKYSEHDSECSSVTSDSIPLGSDKHRLSCSQRCVNYKALNELREEYQKLKERLDRVELVQKEVTELSMALENERYRADRLEEQINDLSELHQNERENLKQAIADLEEKVQYQSDERLRDVNEILENCQTRISKMEQLSQQQYVTVEGIYNSNARAVVVKLINVVLTVLQVILLLVATVAGIIVPFLKTRLRVLTTLFCTLVLIAIVRQWPDVRDTGVHLIRILRSQVVSETVT from the coding sequence ATGACTACGGCGACAATGGAAATGTTaactacagcaacaacaaccacgcCTGCGACGGGCAATTCCTCCTCGATTGCCAGTACGACCGTAGCCAGCGGAGGTAGTGGAAGTGGTGTTGCATTCAGTTCAGGAGTCCAGTCTAGTCTGGAGGAGATGATGCGAGGCACGATGTCCGTAGATTACAGTAATCTATCCGGAGTTATACCGTTGCTGGAGGAAGTCGACGGCAACGTGACCACCGTATCGCAGCACAGTAATGATTCCGTCGAGCGTACATTGCTGCCGGGATCGTCTAGTCAGCCCCAACATGGCCCCGGTCATCAGAAGGGACATTCGCGGGGGAGTAGTGCACCGCAGGCGTACGATCGCATCACCACCAAGATTGCCTGCACAAGGGAACTGATCCGGAAGGAGCAGGAAGCGCGTGATTCTAACGTAAACGAGTATCTGAAGCTTGCCGCAAATGCGGACAAACAGCAGCTTCAACGCATTAAGGCCGTGTTCGAGAAGAAGAACCAGAAGAGCGCAAACAACATTTCGCAGCTGCAAAAGAAGTTGGAATCCTACAACAAACGCTATAAGGACATgcagcaaacgcaacaaaagcaggcacaacaacaacaatcccagcaacagcagcagcatgcagCAGCCACGGCCAGCttgttgctgcagcagcaacagcagcagcaggcggTGCTGCTCACGGGGGGCAGTCAAACGCTACCACCAAATTTGCAGCAGCTGGCGGTTACGACgaatcaacagcagcagcaaagcttTCTACAACCGCGCGAGATGCTGCGCGACGTCGGGCAGGGTTTGAGAAACGTCGGGGGAAACATTCGGCACGGCGTGACCGGGCTGTCGGCAACTGTGATATCGAAACCACGCAAATTTGCTCATCTAATACGGAACAAGTTTGGCAGTGCGGACAACATTAACCAGCTTACATCCACCTGGTACACCGGATGTGCGGCCGATAGCGAACTTTCCGGCATAGACGTGGCGAGCGGTGCTGAGGGACAGCAAACCACGCCGAATGCGAGTGGCCCtaacggtggtggtgggccAAGCAATCAACACAACACCAGCATTAGTGATAGCGAGGGTCGACGAACACAAGGGCAGGGTGgacaacaacaccaccatcaccatcagcaatTGCATGGAGTGTCTTCGGGTCACCGCCATCACGGTCCTGTCCCCGGTGGAAAGTACAGTGAGCATGACAGTGAATGTAGCAGCGTTACTAGTGATAGCATACCGCTAGGATCGGACAAGCATCGGTTAAGTTGCAGTCAGCGGTGCGTCAATTATAAAGCCCTCAATGAACTGCGCGAAGAGTACCAAAAGTTAAAAGAACGACTGGATCGGGTTGAGCTGGTGCAGAAGGAAGTGACGGAGCTTTCGATGGCACTCGAGAACGAACGGTATCGAGCCGATCGGCTCGAGGAGCAGATAAACGATCTGTCGGAGTTGCATCAGAACGAGCGCGAAAACCTGAAGCAAGCGATCGCCGACCTGGAGGAAAAGGTGCAATACCAAAGCGACGAACGGTTGCGGGATGTCAACGAGATCCTCGAAAACTGTCAGACGCGCATTTCGAAGATGGAGCAACTTTCGCAGCAACAGTACGTAACGGTGGAAGGCATCTATAACTCGAATGCACGCGCCGTAGTAGTGAAGCTGATCAACGTCGTGCTGACCGTGCTGCAGGTAATCTTACTGCTGGTCGCAACGGTTGCCGGCATTATAGTGCCATTTCTCAAAACGCGACTACGTGTGCTGACGACGCTGTTTTGCACGTTGGTGCTTATAGCCATCGTGCGGCAATGGCCGGACGTACGGGACACCGGTGTACATCTGATCCGGATCCTTCGCAGTCAAGTCGTTAGTGAAACGGTGACCTAG
- the LOC128706843 gene encoding pre-mRNA-splicing factor RBM22, producing the protein MAMSKTTNTYNRQNWEDSEFPILCQTCLGDNPYVRMIKERYGKECKICTRPFTIFRWCPGARMRFKKTEICQTCSKLKNVCQTCLLDLEYGLPTQVRDAALKIQDKIPESDVNKEFYIQNIESQLKAGDDNTVAAGTVGKSLAASDMLAKLARTAPYYKRNLPHICSFWVKGECKRGEECPYRHDKPVEPDDPLSEQNIRDRYYGRNDPVADKLMKRAASIPTLEPPEDKTITTLYVGNLGEHITEVDIRDNFYHYGEIRSVSLVPRQQCAFVQYTKRAAAELAAEKTFNKLVLGGKKLTIKWAHSQAKSTAYAQNTTPRGPGGSNRIFDPVPGLPGQLPMPPNPTDYFNLQASEMAVLPPGMKIHQLPPGLIPGAPSYAAMYQQTAGGSSGIPPPTGGSSGSDVGTSSSAGSGHSMMPPSMHQQQLHYPSQDPARLGALKK; encoded by the exons ATGGCTATGTCAAAAACTACAAACACCTACAATCGACAGAACTGGGAAGATTCG GAATTTCCAATACTTTGCCAAACATGTCTTGGCGACAATCCTTACGTTCGCATG ATAAAGGAACGCTACGGCAAAGAATGTAAAATCTGTACACGCCCTTTTACAATCTTCCGGTGGTGCCCCGGAGCTAGGATGCGATTCAAGAAGACGGAAATCTGCCAGACATGCAGCAAGCTGAAGAACGTTTGTCAGACATGCTTGTTAGATCTAGAGTACGGTTTGCCAACACAAGTGCGAGACGCTGCGCTCAAAATTCAGGACAAGATTCCAGAAAGTGACGTAAACAAAGAATTCTATATTCAGAACATTGAATCACAGCTGAAGGCTGGTGATGACAATACGGTTGCCGCTGGAACGGTAGGCAAATCGTTGGCGGCAAGCGACATGTTGGCAAAGTTAGCCCGTACCGCGCCCTATTACAAACGTAATCTACCTCACATCTGTTCATTCTGGGTGAAGGGAGAGTGCAAACGTGGCGAAGAGTGCCCCTACCGACATGACAAACCGGTGGAACCGGATGATCCGCTATCAGAGCAAAACATTCGCGATCGGTACTATGGTCGCAACGATCCAGTGGCGGACAAGTTGATGAAACGGGCCGCCTCGATACCTACTTTAGAGCCACCGGAAGATAAAACTATTACCACGCTCTATGTCGGCAATCTGGGTGAACACATAACGGAGGTGGACATACGCGACAATTTCTATCATTACGGTGAAATCCGTTCTGTGTCACTGGTTCCGAGACAGCAATGTGCATTCGTGCAGTATACTAAACGTGCAGCTGCAGAGTTAGCTGCGGAAAAGACATTCAACAAGCTTGTGCTTGGTGGGAAGAAATTAACGATCAAGTGGGCACATTCGCAGGCCAAATCGACCGCTTACGCACAGAACACTACTCCCCGCGGTCCCGGAGGAAGTAACCGAATCTTCGATCCCGTACCCGGGCTCCCTGGACAATTGCCCATGCCTCCCAATCCTACGGATTACTTTAATCTACAAGCATCGGAAATGGCCGTTTTGCCGCCGGGAATGAAGATACATCAGCTGCCGCCGGGTTTGATTCCAGGGGCGCCAAGTTATGCAGCTATGTATCAGCAAACCGCTGGTGGTTCCTCCGGTATTCCACCTCCAACAGGGGGTTCAAGCGGAAGTGATGTCGGAACCAGCAGCAGTGCTGGTTCTGGTCATTCTATGATGCCACCCTCAATGCATCAGCAGCAATTGCACTATCCGAGTCAGGATCCTGCTCGGTTGGGAGcattgaaaaaataa
- the LOC128706841 gene encoding dedicator of cytokinesis protein 3 gives MIWSPTSNKYGVAIHNWHGDVTHGLALDVGDCVEILEETAYWFRGTCPRKPRKVGLFPKSYIHLKDLSKVDPVVAECTLVLREWSEIWKRLFVEREEYKFTSLRKVMLALLESRRELLSSTLTQDQTYELQMKVISKIDWGNRKLGLDLVPRSGTLAVDPQKIGIVSLHQVHVNSAENAKAASNRGTLRRKAGKKIHTHHLYFCMRDFGHRIGDDAEIYFYLYDGNTNRMRALSERFLVRIARDGFSTYVETSHNCTIFTDLGSSDLNQDLYLIANVMRVGKMLHSESVKKGDKLTTTTHAYRRPYGVGVLPLSEIVQFDYSVESEEKEFSFKIFQCEEKDYHQLHELIIKKASGKFQPINASTQGHYGLVVSMKLLHGEISQAKLEQPILFQGTAITKKIGFPDVIMPGDVRNDLFLTLERGEFERVGISTAKNIEITALVLDENGRVVQECIAIASGSPLQAYYKSMVLYHNNSPAWNETIRMFVPIDKFSKAHVRFEFRSCSTRDKSDPKLFGFSFARLMETGGATIADGAHELYVYKCEDPLKVQPNVYLRLPCSAGDRQALGDSPSSYHRSSKEAFYVRTILCSTKLTQNGDLLSLLQWRNRPEGIQDSLQRVLRLHNEELIKFLQDVLDALFALFSTDDGNSTPHSGLVFHVLVNIFSLMQSSKFQHFKPVMDAYIRNHFAAPLVYQGLLSSVQHLADWLTTTDNLEPIVQCFSSLEFIFKLIIQSRKLFAHASGGQYEDKFKNDLFSVFLSLNGMLAVPSTTQILATQEALLSNAGVVFEQLRTIITRPELETLVKSMLDAVPKDAQPPLIQAKLKSIKDMVSGQLFQDDELRSVILNIACKHLRIHLARRDELRLCSEILAEVLIKLYEAKAKTGEKPSNAIHHDLDTLFANIFPILLQTINVLSNGGNENLVCALFAVKLGLLQLLDESHYQRMWDRQQSGSSPTIVGGKELRDFIQQCLAIFKDILEQDWMIFSKDWLVMKMAANDVLRRTLEELAKPLVYRFLGPQSFDSQLWWSYFSVAVIFLTQPSLQIEQYHETKRRKILSTHGDMRVMMGFQILSMWAQLGEHKLHFIPSMVGPFLEVTLVPEPALRKATFTVFYDMMQCEQVSRGSFRLVESELIDKLDLLISENKGDDEYRELFSTMEQLCLALLERVQTENPSWRESGIAFISSVTRLLERLLDYRSVMQGDENRDKRMTCTVNLLNFYNDEINRKEMYVRYIYKLLDLHLGAENYVEAGLTLKLYADMLSWDSETISDDSNGPREWEQKEKIYKNIIGYFDKGKCWEKGIPLCKELAMFYERKRFDYNRLSDVLVQEAKFFQNILTQLRPEPEYFRVGYYGTGFPSFVRNKQFIYRGLEYERIGAFIQRLQTEFPTALILDKKQYPPDSSILNSPEQRFHVVNVRPIADPYHLKSAKVTVPEKISKYYEVNDVTRFQYDRPVHKGTVDKDNEFKSLWIVRTIYETAQPLPGILRWFEVSKTSEHELTPVEFACETIANVNKELSDLIVQYRLDPKRNLNPFTMRLQGSVDANVNGGFSKYQDAFFSERFAKSTEGRDQSVHVQRLKRLIFEQMQILRQALELHRSLAPEQVLPLHNRLSEAFLELEKSTAEWKTNINIPTKPLPPLPIGQQQQQGGASDSCMGPNGGKVAMINGGAQELAYFPEDYDGTYMSVNKKALSLSGIVPMTALTSSPVPHIPPRDSNGGLVLPAVCSPTAPPLPPRGHTPDKRSSNPMPFTEYVEQQQLQQHSLPGKNRQKKYSLYEISLNDSGNYGSPRNLSEFRQGFYRDSGISTSTQELNNLNVASSSGAAGGQHAASQGGEGCVQTPPHQHYHQPMAIPSTVTPHDDYNISANGNTLPAMAQPSNRGHQKTNSNPEAYQSIPMMTGSSPSSGMVQPPPPPIPPKSASLHHQHSLPAVSIGAGNNNNNNNNSISLSFHSQGAHAQQHLPPSHYHHQRNQSLNLSTNSSSDGEQLSLNDISPAPPPMFNDNFSDSFSDECDNPAPIGQHSKLTPSPGRSGGSGGVAGVVVGASSGYNTALNGASSGEGTLELSSITTTTTTTTIISLRRDDEDEIFY, from the exons AAAACTTGGTTTAGATCTAGTGCCCCGGTCAGGCACGCTAGCAGTAGATCCACAGAAAATTGGTATTGTATCACTCCACCAGGTACACGTCAACAGTGCTGAAAATGCAAAGGCTGCATCG AACCGAGGAACCCTTCGCCGAAAAGCgggcaaaaaaatacatacgcATCATCTATACTTTTGCATGCGTGATTTTGGACATCGGATAGGCGACGATGCAGAAATCTATTTCTACCTGTATGACGGTAACACGAATCGTATGCGTGCCCTATCGGAACGATTTCTGGTACGGATAGCGCGTGACGGCTTTTCGACGTACGTGGAAACAAGCCATAACTGTACCATCTTTACCGATCTTGGATCGTCTGATTTGAACCAGGACCTATACCTGATTGCTAACGTGATGCGTGTCGGTAAAATGCTGCACTCGGAGTCGGTAAAGAAAGGCGACAAACTCACAACTACGACGCACGCTTATCGACGACCGTACGGAGTTGGTGTGCTACCACTGAGCGAAATTGTCCAGTTTGATTACAGCGTCGAGTCGGAGGAAAAAGAGTTTAGCTTTAAGATTTTCCAGTGCGAGGAGAAAGATTACCACCAATTGCACGAGCTAATCATTAAGAAGGCGAGTGGAAAATTTCAACCAATCAACGCTAGCACCCAGGGTCACTATGGATTGGTAGTGTCCATGAAGCTACTGCATGGTGAAATCAGTCAAGCAAAGTTGGAGCAGCCGATCCTGTTTCAGGGTACTGCCATCACCAAGAAAATAGGTTTCCCCGATGTAATCATGCCGGGCGATGTGCGTAACGATCTCTTTCTCACGCTCGAGAGAGGTGAGTTCGAACGGGTCGGCATCAGTACAGCAAAGAACATAGAGATCACGGCGCTGGTGCTGGATGAAAATGGGCGCGTGGTGCAGGAATGTATTGCGATCGCTTCTGGAAGCCCGTTGCAAGCTTATTACAAGTCGATGGTACTGTATCATAACAACTCACCGGCGTGGAATGAAACGATCCGGATGTTCGTACCGATTGATAAGTTCAGCAAGGCGCACGTGCGTTTCGAGTTCCGCAGTTGCTCGACGAGGGATAAATCCGACCCGAAGCTGTTTGGATTTAGCTTCGCCCGGCTTATGGAAACTGGCGGTGCGACCATCGCCGATGGAGCCCATGAGTTGTACGTATACAAATGTGAAGACCCGCTGAAGGTACAGCCGAATGTGTATTTGCGCCTACCTTGCTCCGCCGGTGACCGGCAAGCGCTGGGTGATTCACCTTCGTCGTACCACCGTAGTTCGAAAGAAGCCTTTTACGTGCGCACAATCCTTTGCTCAACAAAACTGACACAGAATGGAGACTTACTATCGTTGCTTCAGTGGCGCAATCGACCGGAGGGCATTCAGGACTCGTTGCAGCGCGTGTTGCGACTGCACAATGAAGAACTGATCAAGTTCCTGCAGGATGTGCTGGACGCTTTGTTTGCTCTGTTTTCTACCGACGATGGTAACAGTACGCCTCACTCGGGACTTGTGTTTCACGTGCTAGTCAACATATTTAGTCTGATGCAAAGTAGCAAGTTTCAACATTTTAAACCGGTAATGGACGCGTACATACGCAATCATTTTGCAGCTCCGCTCGTATATCAAGGATTGCTTTCGTCGGTGCAACACCTAGCGGACTGGTTGACGACTACGGACAATCTTGAGCCAATCGTGCAGTGCTTTAGCTCACTGGAATTTATCTTCAAACTGATCATCCAATCGCGCAAACTGTTTGCCCACGCATCGGGCGGGCAATATGAGGACAAGTTTAAAAACGATCTGTTTtcggttttcctttcgctaaATGGCATGCTCGCAGTGCCAAGCACAACACAAATCCTAGCGACACAGGAAGCGCTGCTCAGTAACGCGGGCGTAGTGTTTGAGCAGCTGCGCACCATCATTACCCGACCGGAGCTAGAAACGCTTGTTAAATCCATGCTCGACGCTGTTCCAAAGGACGCTCAGCCACCTCTGATACAAGCAAAACTGAAATCAATAAAGGATATGGTTTCCGGCCAACTTTTCCAAGATGACGAGCTACGTTCGGTCATATTGAACATCGCCTGCAAACATCTGCGCATTCATTTAGCTCGTCGAGACGAGTTGAGACTCTGTTCGGAAATTCTCGCTGAAGTGCTGATCAAGCTGTATGAAGCGAAGGCTAAAACCGGTGAAAAACCATCAAACGCCATCCATCACGATCTGGACACGTTGTTTGCGAACATCTTTCCCATCCTGCTACAAACAATCAATGTACTAAGCAATGGCGGGAACGAAAATCTCGTTTGCGCGTTGTTTGCGGTGAAGTTAGgtctgctgcagctgctggacGAGTCGCACTATCAACGCATGTGGGATCGACAACAGAGTGGCAGCAGTCCGACGATCGTTGGCGGAAAGGAACTGCGAGATTTTATACAGCAATGCTTGGCCATCTTCAAGGACATACTTGAGCAAGACTGGATGattttttcaaaagattggttggTGATGAAAATGGCCGCCAACGATGTCTTGCGACGAACGTTAGAGGAGTTAGCAAAGCCTCTGGTATACCGTTTCCTTGGTCCTCAATCATTCGATTCACAACTTTGGTGGTCGTACTTTAGCGTCGCCGTTATTTTCCTCACCCAACCATCGCTGCAGATCGAACAGTACCACGAAACAAAGCGACGCAAAATTTTGAGCACGCACGGAGATATGCGCGTTATGATGGGCTTCCAAATTTTGAGCATGTGGGCCCAACTCGGCGAACACAAGCTGCACTTTATTCCGTCGATGGTAGGACCATTTTTGGAGGTCACACTTGTTCCAGAACCGGCGTTACGGAAGGCCACGTTTACGGTATTCTACGACATGATGCAGTGCGAACAG GTTTCGCGTGGATCATTCCGACTTGTAGAAAGTGAACTGATCGACAAGCTAGATTTGCTTATAAGTGAAAACAAGGGAGACGATGAATACCGGGAGCTGTTTAGCACGAT GGAGCAACTGTGTCTAGC ACTGCTGGAACGTGTACAAACGGAGAACCCTTCTTGGCGCGAATCTGGCATTGCGTTCATCTCCTCCGTCACGCGATTGCTGGAGCGACTGCTTGATTATCGTAGCGTTATGCAAGGGGACGAAAATCGTGACAAACGTATGACCTGCACGGTCAATTTGCTCAACTTCTACAACGACGAGATCAATCGCAAGGAAATGTACGTCCGCTACATCTACAAGCTGTTGGATCTGCATCTGGGCGCCGAAAATTACGTCGAGGCAGGGCTTACGCTGAAGCTGTACGCCGATATGCTCTCCTGGGACAGTGAAACTATTTCGGACGATTCGAACGGCCCGCGGGAGTGGGAACAGAAGGAAAAGATTTACAAGAAT ATCATCGGCTATTTCGACAAGGGCAAATGCTGGGAAAAGGGCATCCCGCTGTGCAAGGAACTGGCGATGTTTTACGAGCGCAAACGTTTCGATTATAACCGGCTGAGTGATGTACTGGTCCAGGAGGCCAAATTCTTCCAGAACATACTCACGCAATTGCGCCCGGAACCGGAATACTTCCGTGTAGGATACTACGGGACGGGGTTTCCGTCATTCGTTAGA aacaaacaattcatttaTCGTGGACTGGAGTACGAACGAATTGGTGCATTTATACAGCGGCTTCAGACAGAATTTCCGACTGCACTGATTCTGGACAAGAAGCAATACCCTCCGGACAGCTCTATACTAAACTCGCCTGAGCAACGTTTCCACGTCGTCAATGTACGACCGATCGCCGATCCGTACCATCTGAAAAGTGCCAAAGTGACTGTCCCGGAAAAGATTTCCAAGTACTATGAGGTGAACGACGTTACACGCTTCCAGTACGACCGTCCTGTACACAAGGGCACCGTTGACAAAGACAATGAGTTCAAGTCACTGTGGATTGTCAGAACAATCTACGAAACGGCGCAACCTTTGCCGGGCATCTTGCGGTGGTTTGAAGTGAGCAAGAC ATCGGAACATGAGTTAACACCGGTTGAGTTTGCTTGCGAAACAATTGCCAACGTGAACAAGGAGCTGTCCGATCTGATCGTTCAGTACCGTCTTGATCCGAAGCGCAACTTAAACCCGTTCACAATGCGTTTACAAGGATCGGTCGATGCGAACGTAAACGGAGGATTCAGCAAGTATCAAGATGCATTCTTTTCGGAACGCTTCGCCAAATCGACCGAGGGTCGCGATCAAAGTGTGCACGTGCAGCGACTGAAGCGATTGATATTCGAACAGATGCAAATACTTCGTCAGGCGTTGGAACTGCATCGCAGCCTTGCTCCGGAGCAGGTGCTCCCGCTGCACAACCGGTTGTCGGAGGCGTTCCTCGAGTTGGAGAAGAGCACGGCCGAATGGAAGACGAATATTAACATTCCAACAAAACCACTGCCACCACTGCCGATTggtcaacaacagcagcaaggtGGTGCTAGCGACTCGTGCATGGGTCCAAACGGTGGAAAGGTTGCCATGATAAATGGTGGAGCACAAGAGTTGGCATACTTCCCGGAGGATTACGATGGTACGTACATGTCCGTGAACAAGAAGGCGCTCTCGCTATCAGGAATCGTCCCTATGACGGCGTTGACCTCATCTCCGGTTCCGCACATTCCACCGCGTGACAGCAACGGTGGCTTGGTGCTGCCTGCTGTGTGTTCGCCAACGGCTCCACCATTACCACCACGCGGCCACACGCCCGACAAACGCAGTTCCAATCCGATGCCATTTACAGAGTATGTAGAACAGCAGCAGTTGCAGCAACACAGCTTACCGGGTAAGAATCGGCAGAAAAAGTACTCTCTGTACGAAATATCGCTTAACGACAGCGGCAACTACGGTAGTCCGCGGAATCTGAGCGAGTTTAGGCAAGGCTTCTACCGAGATTCGGGCATTTCCACCAGCACCCAAGAATTAAACAATCTCAATGTAGCATCGTCCTCTGGCGCAGCAGGTGGACAGCACGCAGCATCACAAGGAGGAGAAGGCTGTGTCCAAACACCACCCCATCAACATTATCATCAACCAATGGCAATTCCATCCACCGTAACGCCACACGACGATTATAACATCAGTGCAAACGGAAACACGCTGCCGGCAATGGCACAGCCATCGAACCGGGGCCACCAAAAGACAAACTCCAACCCAGAGGCGTACCAAAGCATTCCAATGATGACCGGGTCATCACCATCGAGCGGTATGgtgcaaccaccaccaccaccgattCCTCCCAAGTCAGCATCGTTGCACCACCAGCACTCCCTACCAGCCGTGAGCATCGGAGCgggcaacaataacaataacaacaataatagcATTTCCCTTAGCTTCCATTCGCAAGGAGCTCATGCGCAGCAGCATTTACCACCATCTCACTACCATCATCAGCGTAATCAGTCGCTTAACCTAAGCACCAACAGTTCGTCCGATGGGGAGCAGTTAAGCTTGAACGACATCAGCCCAGCGCCACCACCCATGTTTAATGACAATTTTAGTGATTCATTCAGCGACGAGTGTGACAATCCAGCACCGATTGGCCAACACTCCAAGCTGACACCTAGTCCCGGACGTTCGGGAGGATCCGGTGGAGTGGCAGGCGTGGTGGTTGGCGCATCGTCTGGATATAACACTGCGCTAAACGGAGCATCGTCCGGAGAAGGAACGTTGGAGCTAAGTTCCATAACAACGACAACTACAACCACCACTATCATTTCCTTACGTCGGGACGATGAGGACGAAATATTTtactag